Proteins from a genomic interval of Pseudoruegeria sp. SHC-113:
- a CDS encoding HPP family protein, with amino-acid sequence MGLTCQDVMVPSDEQITIGPEESVATAFQLIKQNRARFLPVVDADGKYLGVFTAPTLLKLFLPKAAIIGLNDSTSRVAMGHLSFMNLDKEDFDNQLEALKYEKVVNNMSNPDNIPVAAPDTPIMEGIFLYYKFKRHVVLVEPKTGRFVGTVSSNSLLDRALS; translated from the coding sequence ATGGGACTGACGTGCCAGGACGTGATGGTGCCGAGTGATGAGCAAATCACTATCGGCCCCGAGGAAAGCGTGGCAACCGCCTTCCAACTGATCAAACAGAACCGCGCCCGCTTCCTGCCGGTGGTGGATGCCGACGGCAAATACCTTGGCGTCTTCACCGCGCCGACGCTGCTCAAGCTCTTCCTGCCGAAGGCCGCGATCATCGGCCTGAACGACAGCACGAGCCGCGTGGCCATGGGGCACCTGAGCTTCATGAACCTCGACAAGGAAGATTTCGACAACCAGCTCGAAGCGCTGAAATACGAGAAGGTCGTCAACAACATGTCCAACCCCGACAACATTCCCGTTGCGGCCCCGGACACGCCGATCATGGAAGGCATCTTCCTGTACTACAAATTCAAGCGTCACGTTGTGCTCGTCGAGCCCAAGACCGGGCGTTTCGTCGGCACCGTCTCCAGCAATTCCCTGCTGGATCGCGCGCTCAGCTAA
- a CDS encoding ArsB/NhaD family transporter codes for MSEQTAHHGEAAFSVPDLLGIEPLWVATGILIAVYAVLITEKVNRAILAMLGASLMVLFGILNQEQAVDGVDANTLALLIGMMVIVGITSKSGLFQYVAIKAAKSVKADPTGILIMLTVITAVFSALLDNVTTVLLIAPITLLITDALETKVFPFFLAEILASNVGGTATLIGDPPNIIIGSAAGLSFNQFVVNLAPISAICLVVLTGIIYQMNRKALAAIPKSASERIMKFNEGEAITDRALMIKSLCVLALVLAGFTLGHSYGIQPGTSALAGAGLLMLLAYGHHKGEEQSEAVHHIFGEVEWITIFFFGGLFVIVAGVEHVGLLEIFANKVLEITEGDLEKTALLIFWASGILSAILDNIPFVATMIPLIESTADTFGGPEAIEPLWWSLALGACLGGNGTLLGASANLTVAAFAEKAKQPIGFMQFMKYAFPIMILTLAIAHVYIWLRYF; via the coding sequence GTGTCTGAACAAACTGCCCACCACGGGGAAGCCGCCTTCTCCGTCCCCGATCTTCTCGGCATTGAGCCGCTTTGGGTCGCCACCGGGATCCTCATCGCCGTTTACGCGGTGCTCATCACCGAGAAAGTCAACCGCGCCATCCTCGCCATGCTGGGCGCTTCGCTGATGGTGCTCTTCGGCATCCTCAACCAAGAGCAGGCCGTGGATGGCGTGGACGCCAACACGCTCGCCCTGCTGATTGGCATGATGGTGATCGTCGGCATCACCTCCAAAAGCGGCCTGTTCCAATATGTGGCCATCAAGGCGGCGAAATCGGTGAAGGCCGATCCAACCGGCATCCTGATCATGCTCACGGTGATCACGGCCGTCTTCTCGGCGCTGCTGGACAACGTGACGACGGTGCTGCTGATCGCGCCGATCACGCTGCTGATCACCGACGCGCTGGAAACCAAGGTTTTTCCCTTCTTCCTCGCCGAAATCCTCGCCTCCAACGTGGGCGGCACGGCTACGTTGATCGGTGACCCGCCCAACATCATCATCGGCTCCGCGGCGGGTCTGAGCTTCAACCAGTTCGTGGTGAACCTCGCCCCGATCTCCGCGATCTGCCTCGTGGTGCTGACCGGCATCATCTACCAGATGAACCGCAAGGCGCTTGCGGCGATCCCGAAATCGGCCTCCGAGCGGATCATGAAGTTCAACGAGGGCGAAGCGATCACCGACCGCGCGCTGATGATCAAATCGCTCTGCGTGCTGGCGCTGGTGCTTGCGGGCTTCACGCTGGGCCACAGCTACGGCATCCAGCCGGGCACCTCGGCGCTGGCCGGCGCAGGCCTGCTGATGCTGCTGGCCTATGGTCACCACAAGGGCGAGGAGCAATCCGAAGCCGTGCACCACATCTTCGGCGAAGTCGAATGGATCACCATCTTCTTCTTCGGCGGCCTCTTTGTCATCGTGGCCGGTGTGGAGCACGTGGGCCTGCTGGAGATCTTTGCCAACAAGGTGCTGGAAATCACCGAAGGCGATCTTGAGAAGACGGCGCTGCTGATCTTCTGGGCCTCGGGCATCCTGTCGGCGATCCTCGACAACATCCCCTTCGTGGCAACGATGATCCCGCTGATCGAAAGCACGGCCGACACCTTCGGTGGGCCTGAGGCGATCGAGCCGCTCTGGTGGTCGCTCGCGCTGGGCGCCTGTCTGGGGGGCAACGGCACGCTGCTGGGCGCTTCGGCGAACCTGACCGTGGCGGCTTTCGCCGAGAAGGCGAAACAGCCGATCGGCTTCATGCAGTTCATGAAGTACGCCTTCCCGATCATGATCCTGACGCTGGCGATTGCCCACGTCTACATCTGGCTGCGCTACTTCTGA
- the rpsO gene encoding 30S ribosomal protein S15 — protein MSITVEEKDRVIKEFATKEGDTGSPEVQVAILTSRINTLTEHFKTHKKDNHGRRGLLKMVAQRRKLLDYLKGKEEARYQSLIERLGIRR, from the coding sequence ATGTCGATCACCGTTGAAGAAAAAGACCGCGTTATCAAGGAATTCGCCACCAAAGAAGGCGATACCGGCTCCCCGGAAGTCCAGGTTGCCATCCTGACCTCGCGCATCAACACGCTCACCGAGCACTTCAAGACCCACAAGAAGGACAACCACGGCCGCCGTGGCCTTCTGAAAATGGTTGCCCAGCGCCGCAAGCTGCTGGACTACCTGAAGGGCAAGGAAGAAGCCCGTTACCAGAGCCTGATCGAGCGCCTCGGCATCCGCCGCTAA
- a CDS encoding calcium-binding protein, producing MMGLVGLFGLLAAGFVADMMLGGEEIEGTEGDDVLEGTDGDDVISGHGGNDLLAGGDGNDIIDGGSGSDNILGQAGDDLLTGGEGSDDVVGGDGNDVLIGDEAADLLRGWGGDDTLSGGAGDDTLIGGEGNDVLSGGTGDDQLEGGYGDDSVTGGSGADAIIGGGGNDTLTGTVQDADGNDTDGQDFLNGGSGDDVLVLGNEDVGTGGEGADSFFVGDWIEEGSEATIMDFNASEDALLIQYSGPTGVLPEVTLQEVQAGDGQDSEIYLDGVHIATLKGVSGLDPSQIALLT from the coding sequence ATGATGGGATTGGTGGGTTTGTTCGGCCTTCTGGCCGCGGGCTTCGTCGCCGACATGATGCTCGGCGGGGAAGAGATCGAGGGCACCGAAGGCGATGATGTGCTGGAAGGCACCGACGGGGACGACGTGATCTCTGGCCACGGCGGCAACGATCTGCTCGCCGGGGGCGATGGCAATGACATCATCGACGGCGGCAGCGGCTCCGACAATATCCTTGGTCAGGCGGGGGACGATCTGCTCACCGGGGGCGAGGGCTCCGATGACGTCGTGGGCGGGGATGGCAACGATGTGCTGATCGGCGATGAAGCCGCCGACTTGCTGCGCGGCTGGGGCGGCGACGATACGCTTTCTGGCGGTGCGGGCGATGACACGCTGATCGGCGGCGAGGGCAATGACGTCCTCTCCGGCGGCACGGGCGATGACCAGCTTGAAGGCGGCTACGGGGACGATAGCGTCACCGGCGGCAGCGGCGCGGACGCGATCATAGGCGGCGGCGGCAACGACACGCTGACCGGCACCGTGCAGGACGCCGACGGCAATGATACGGACGGGCAGGATTTCCTCAACGGCGGCAGCGGCGACGACGTGCTGGTGCTCGGCAACGAAGATGTCGGCACAGGCGGCGAAGGGGCGGACAGCTTCTTTGTCGGCGACTGGATCGAGGAGGGCAGCGAGGCCACGATCATGGATTTCAACGCCAGCGAGGATGCGCTGTTGATCCAGTACTCCGGCCCGACCGGCGTGCTGCCCGAGGTCACCCTGCAGGAGGTTCAGGCGGGCGACGGGCAGGACAGCGAGATCTATCTGGACGGCGTCCACATCGCCACGCTGAAAGGGGTGAGCGGGCTGGATCCGAGCCAGATCGCCCTTCTGACCTAG
- a CDS encoding DUF5665 domain-containing protein: MSADQDTLTEELAAIRQELHTFNNHRIVRINNNIWRTLMFQFARGLALGLGTVIGASVLVSVVIYSLSKIDFIPIIGDWAGEIAQEIQGEYDKGRPAPETEASAAEPASPASE; the protein is encoded by the coding sequence ATGAGCGCTGACCAAGATACGCTGACCGAAGAACTGGCTGCCATCCGCCAGGAGCTGCATACGTTCAACAACCATCGCATCGTGCGCATCAACAACAACATCTGGCGCACGCTGATGTTCCAGTTCGCCCGTGGCCTCGCCTTGGGTCTGGGCACGGTGATCGGCGCCTCGGTGCTGGTGTCGGTGGTGATCTATTCGCTCTCCAAGATCGATTTCATCCCGATCATCGGCGATTGGGCCGGGGAGATCGCGCAGGAAATCCAAGGCGAATACGACAAGGGCAGGCCCGCGCCTGAAACCGAAGCCTCCGCCGCCGAGCCTGCGTCTCCCGCGAGCGAATAG
- a CDS encoding DUF1643 domain-containing protein, with protein sequence MITRTHQKDDAASTALYSDCERYRYALTRIWDPAGRKAVFLMLNPSTATEVQNDPTVERCERRARTLGFGAFRVCNIFAWRDTDPRKMRAAADPVGLENDAAIREAAQWADQIICAWGTHGAHLNRGPQVEALLRETGLPLFHLGLSKAGHPKHPLYIAYSEAPRPWDVGE encoded by the coding sequence ATGATCACCCGCACCCACCAGAAAGACGACGCCGCCTCCACCGCGCTCTACTCCGATTGCGAGCGCTACCGCTACGCGCTGACCCGCATATGGGATCCTGCCGGGCGCAAGGCGGTCTTCCTGATGCTCAACCCCTCCACCGCCACGGAAGTGCAGAACGATCCCACCGTGGAGCGTTGCGAACGCCGCGCGCGCACGCTGGGCTTCGGGGCCTTCCGGGTCTGCAACATCTTCGCCTGGCGCGACACCGACCCGCGCAAAATGCGCGCCGCGGCCGATCCCGTCGGCCTCGAGAATGATGCCGCCATCCGGGAGGCCGCGCAGTGGGCCGATCAGATCATCTGCGCCTGGGGCACCCATGGGGCGCATCTCAATCGCGGCCCCCAAGTCGAGGCGCTCCTGCGCGAAACCGGCCTGCCGCTGTTCCACCTTGGCCTCTCCAAGGCGGGCCACCCCAAACACCCGCTCTACATTGCCTATTCCGAAGCCCCGCGCCCCTGGGACGTCGGGGAATAG
- a CDS encoding aromatic amino acid transaminase, whose protein sequence is MLELLQQQPADKILALMQAFREDPRDGKIDLGVGVYKNAEGVTPVMRAIKAAEKTLWETETTKSYTGLAGDPAFGDAMIDLVLGTSVVRARIAAVATPGGTGAIRQGFELIKWVNPDATVWLSAPTWPNHPSILKFLKMPMAEYRYFDEETRGVDFEGMLEDLAQVKAGDVVLLHGCCHNPTGANLTLAQWAEVISVLQDVGAVPFVDIAYQGFGDGLEEDAAAVRMVASEMPECLIAASCSKNFGIYRERTGLLMAISEKADGQPLAQGSLAFLNRQNYSFPPDHGARLVTMILTDPALRAEWQTELEEVRLGMLSLRQQLADELQRAAGSDRFGFLAQHRGMFSRLGTTPELVEKLRADHAIYMVGDSRMNIAGLNAQTVPILAKAIVDAGI, encoded by the coding sequence ATGCTCGAACTCCTCCAACAACAACCCGCAGACAAGATCCTCGCCCTGATGCAGGCCTTCCGGGAAGATCCCCGCGACGGCAAGATCGACCTGGGCGTCGGTGTGTACAAGAACGCAGAGGGCGTCACGCCCGTGATGCGCGCCATCAAGGCCGCCGAGAAAACCCTGTGGGAAACGGAGACGACGAAATCCTACACCGGGCTCGCGGGCGATCCGGCCTTCGGCGATGCGATGATCGATCTGGTGCTGGGCACTTCGGTTGTGCGCGCCCGCATCGCCGCCGTGGCCACGCCCGGCGGAACCGGCGCGATCCGGCAGGGCTTCGAGCTGATCAAATGGGTCAACCCGGACGCCACCGTCTGGCTATCCGCCCCGACCTGGCCCAACCACCCCTCGATCCTGAAGTTCCTCAAGATGCCGATGGCCGAGTACCGCTATTTCGACGAGGAAACCCGCGGTGTCGATTTCGAAGGCATGCTGGAAGATCTCGCGCAGGTGAAGGCGGGTGACGTCGTGCTGCTGCACGGCTGCTGCCACAACCCGACGGGCGCCAACCTGACACTGGCGCAATGGGCCGAGGTGATCTCCGTCCTGCAGGACGTGGGCGCGGTGCCCTTCGTGGACATCGCCTACCAGGGCTTCGGCGATGGTCTGGAAGAAGACGCCGCCGCCGTGCGCATGGTGGCGAGCGAAATGCCCGAATGCCTGATCGCGGCCTCCTGCTCCAAGAACTTCGGCATCTACCGCGAGCGCACCGGCCTGCTGATGGCGATCTCGGAAAAAGCCGACGGCCAGCCGCTGGCCCAGGGCAGCCTCGCCTTCCTGAACCGCCAGAACTACTCCTTCCCGCCCGACCACGGCGCCCGGCTTGTGACGATGATCCTCACCGATCCCGCCCTGCGCGCCGAGTGGCAGACGGAGCTGGAGGAGGTGCGCCTCGGCATGCTCTCGCTGCGCCAGCAACTGGCCGATGAGTTGCAGCGTGCCGCGGGGTCCGATCGCTTCGGCTTCCTCGCCCAGCACCGCGGCATGTTCTCCCGCCTCGGCACCACGCCCGAACTGGTGGAAAAACTGCGCGCCGATCACGCGATCTACATGGTCGGCGACAGCCGCATGAACATCGCCGGCCTCAACGCCCAAACCGTGCCGATCCTCGCCAAAGCGATCGTGGACGCCGGTATCTGA
- the sseA gene encoding 3-mercaptopyruvate sulfurtransferase: MATDDPKTLVSTEWLAAHLKDPDLRVLDASWYLPAEARDPKAEYDAAHIPGARFFDIEEISDHRSEMPHMAPPVEKFMSRMRAMGVGDGHQVVIYDGSGLFSAARVWWLFRLMGKTDVAVLDGGFPKWQAEGRPVEDMPPIIRDRHMTVQRQAHLVKDVTQVAHAAKLADHAIVDARSPSRFRGEAPEPRAGLRAGHIPNSRNVHYASLLNADKTLKSPEETRAVFEAAGVDLAKPVITTCGSGVTAAVLSLALERMGHRDHSLYDGSWAEWGMFPYLNVATGEA; encoded by the coding sequence ATGGCAACGGACGATCCGAAAACGCTGGTATCCACGGAGTGGCTTGCCGCCCATCTGAAGGATCCCGACCTGCGCGTGCTCGATGCCTCCTGGTATCTGCCCGCTGAGGCGCGCGATCCCAAGGCCGAGTATGACGCCGCCCATATCCCTGGCGCACGCTTCTTCGACATCGAGGAGATCAGCGATCACCGCTCCGAGATGCCCCATATGGCACCGCCGGTGGAGAAATTCATGTCCCGCATGCGGGCGATGGGCGTGGGCGATGGCCATCAGGTCGTGATCTATGACGGCTCTGGCCTGTTCTCCGCCGCCCGCGTCTGGTGGCTGTTCCGCCTGATGGGCAAAACCGATGTCGCCGTGCTGGATGGCGGCTTTCCCAAGTGGCAGGCCGAGGGCCGCCCGGTCGAGGACATGCCGCCGATCATTCGCGACCGCCATATGACGGTGCAGCGGCAGGCGCATCTGGTGAAGGACGTCACGCAGGTGGCCCATGCCGCCAAGCTCGCCGATCACGCCATCGTCGATGCCCGCTCGCCCTCGCGCTTCCGCGGCGAGGCCCCGGAGCCCCGCGCAGGCCTGCGCGCAGGCCACATCCCCAATTCCCGCAACGTGCATTACGCAAGCCTGCTGAACGCCGACAAGACCCTGAAATCGCCCGAAGAGACCCGCGCGGTCTTCGAGGCTGCCGGCGTCGATCTGGCCAAACCCGTGATCACCACCTGCGGCTCCGGCGTCACCGCGGCCGTCCTCTCCCTTGCGCTGGAGCGCATGGGCCATCGCGATCATTCGCTCTACGACGGCTCCTGGGCCGAGTGGGGCATGTTCCCTTACCTCAACGTAGCAACCGGCGAAGCCTAA
- the smpB gene encoding SsrA-binding protein SmpB, which translates to MAKKKQTPEEKNYKVIAENRRARYDYAIEDDLECGVMLLGSEVKSLRTGQSNIAESYASVDNGELWLTNCYIAPYEQAKTFGHEERRKRKLLVSRKELSRLWNETQRKGMTLVPLVLYFNHKGYVKLKIGIAKGKKTVDKRETEAKRDWGRQKQRLLRHGE; encoded by the coding sequence ATGGCCAAGAAAAAGCAGACCCCGGAAGAAAAGAACTACAAGGTGATCGCCGAGAACCGGCGTGCCCGCTACGATTACGCCATCGAGGACGATCTCGAATGTGGCGTGATGCTGCTTGGCTCCGAGGTCAAATCCCTGCGCACCGGCCAGTCCAACATCGCCGAGAGCTATGCCTCCGTGGACAACGGCGAGCTGTGGCTGACGAACTGCTACATCGCGCCCTATGAACAGGCCAAGACCTTCGGCCATGAAGAGCGGCGCAAGCGCAAGCTTCTGGTCTCCCGCAAGGAGCTTTCCCGCCTCTGGAACGAGACCCAGCGCAAGGGCATGACGCTGGTGCCGCTGGTGCTCTACTTCAACCACAAGGGCTACGTGAAGCTGAAGATCGGCATCGCCAAGGGCAAGAAGACGGTCGACAAGCGCGAAACCGAGGCCAAGCGCGATTGGGGCCGCCAGAAGCAGCGCCTGCTACGCCACGGCGAATAA
- a CDS encoding c-type cytochrome, whose amino-acid sequence MKKTLIATGGVALAVVAGFVMFGGGADTAQEPVAALEGAALVQIIVPEVLSENAAIGKRGFDLYCAQCHGPNAVGQDGVAPPLVHKIYEPSHHADESFQRAVAQGVQAHHWTFGNMPPVQGLSRADVALIIAYVRELQQANGIQ is encoded by the coding sequence ATGAAGAAAACGCTGATCGCAACAGGGGGCGTGGCTCTGGCCGTCGTGGCCGGTTTTGTCATGTTTGGCGGCGGCGCGGACACGGCGCAGGAGCCGGTGGCCGCGCTGGAGGGGGCGGCGCTGGTGCAGATCATCGTGCCCGAGGTGCTGTCGGAGAATGCCGCGATCGGCAAGCGCGGCTTCGATCTCTATTGCGCGCAGTGCCACGGGCCCAATGCCGTAGGTCAGGACGGCGTCGCGCCGCCGCTGGTGCACAAGATCTACGAGCCCTCCCACCATGCCGACGAGTCGTTCCAGCGCGCGGTTGCGCAGGGGGTACAGGCGCATCACTGGACCTTCGGCAACATGCCCCCGGTACAAGGGCTGAGCCGGGCGGATGTGGCGCTGATCATCGCCTATGTTCGGGAATTGCAGCAGGCCAACGGAATCCAGTGA
- a CDS encoding c-type cytochrome → MRRFVVFGAAALWAAPVFAAHELEGRDTAAGRALYAEHCAACHGAKLEGQPDWQSPGPDGRLPAPPHDASGHTWHHDNQLLFDYTWLGGAGALEARGISNFDSGMPGFEGVLSSEQIWDVLAYIASTWPDRIQSIQKQRNPPH, encoded by the coding sequence ATGCGGAGATTCGTTGTGTTCGGTGCTGCCGCGCTTTGGGCTGCGCCCGTGTTTGCGGCTCATGAGCTGGAAGGGCGCGATACGGCGGCGGGGCGGGCGCTCTACGCTGAGCATTGTGCAGCGTGCCATGGTGCGAAATTGGAAGGCCAGCCGGACTGGCAGAGCCCCGGCCCCGATGGCCGGTTACCGGCCCCGCCTCACGATGCGAGCGGGCATACGTGGCACCACGACAATCAGCTCTTGTTCGACTACACGTGGCTTGGCGGCGCGGGGGCTCTGGAGGCGCGCGGGATCAGCAATTTCGACAGCGGCATGCCGGGGTTCGAGGGCGTGCTGAGTTCGGAGCAGATCTGGGATGTGCTGGCCTATATCGCTTCGACATGGCCGGATCGGATCCAGTCGATCCAGAAACAGCGAAACCCGCCGCATTGA
- the dapA gene encoding 4-hydroxy-tetrahydrodipicolinate synthase, with product MFKGSIPALVTPFKNGELDIDTLKRLVDWHIAEGSSGFVPVGTTGESPTLSHREHEIVVEEVVKAAAGRVPVIAGAGSNSTSESIHLAQHAESVGADAILVVTPYYNKPTQEGLKAHFRAIHDACGLPIIIYNIPGRSIVDMTPDTMGELAKLPRIVGVKDATGDLSRVPQQRITCGTDFAQLSGEDATALGFNAHGGVGCISVTANVAPKLCADFQAATLSGDYPAALSLLDRLMPLHMAIFTEPGLVGAKYAMSKLGLCGEEIRLPLTPATAPTREKIDAALRHAGLLN from the coding sequence ATGTTCAAAGGGTCCATTCCAGCCCTGGTGACGCCGTTCAAGAACGGCGAACTGGATATCGACACGCTCAAACGCCTCGTCGATTGGCACATTGCTGAAGGCTCCAGCGGTTTCGTGCCCGTGGGCACCACCGGCGAAAGCCCCACCTTGAGCCACCGCGAGCATGAGATCGTGGTGGAAGAGGTGGTGAAAGCCGCCGCGGGCCGCGTGCCGGTGATCGCGGGCGCTGGCTCCAACAGCACCTCGGAATCGATTCACCTCGCCCAGCACGCCGAAAGCGTGGGGGCGGATGCGATCCTCGTGGTCACGCCCTATTACAACAAGCCGACGCAGGAAGGGCTCAAGGCTCATTTCCGCGCCATCCACGATGCCTGTGGCCTGCCGATCATCATCTACAACATCCCCGGCCGCTCCATCGTGGACATGACGCCCGACACCATGGGCGAGCTGGCGAAGCTGCCGCGTATCGTGGGCGTGAAGGATGCCACCGGCGATCTGTCCCGCGTGCCCCAGCAGCGCATCACCTGCGGCACCGATTTCGCGCAGCTCTCCGGCGAAGACGCCACCGCGCTCGGCTTCAACGCCCATGGCGGCGTGGGCTGCATCTCGGTGACGGCCAACGTCGCGCCCAAGCTCTGCGCCGATTTCCAGGCTGCAACGCTTTCCGGCGATTACCCGGCCGCGCTTTCGCTTCTGGACCGCCTGATGCCGCTGCATATGGCAATCTTCACCGAGCCCGGCCTCGTGGGCGCGAAATACGCGATGAGCAAACTGGGCCTCTGCGGCGAGGAAATCCGCCTGCCGCTCACCCCGGCCACCGCGCCCACGCGCGAGAAGATCGACGCCGCCCTGCGCCACGCGGGCCTGTTGAACTGA